A window of Primulina tabacum isolate GXHZ01 chromosome 4, ASM2559414v2, whole genome shotgun sequence contains these coding sequences:
- the LOC142542003 gene encoding uncharacterized protein LOC142542003: MEASTNTVFRPPVLDGSNYALWKVKMRVFIKSIEERAWQRVLDGWSPPKIEDADGDTRLKPESTWTIDEVQTSNFNSKALNAIFSYVDTRMFNLITNCVCAKEAWDIPQKHCEGSESVRKTRLRMVASKFESLRMEDKESILEYDSRLRQLSNEAHSLGDLMSNERLVNKVLRSLPEKFNVKVCAIEESKDTSTINLDELMSSLRTFEMNLDLQKKDKGKTIALEVSTDSYDEILQISKEVNESDLGEDSISLITKKFSDYLKKMREEKKIGQKSVLPNITTSAKAQKFTPIKGQFRPKTELQIQSNVRNLDSVQCRECSGFGHYANECANRLRRNKGMAVTLSDEESDDDQGSNESENHTSLSAVIKEKRSMQINPLGVATGVAILGRNISSNSVCLNSTTLDESSQSENQEVDDDEVTLESVQTMYEELYEDWIKRNKVNAILSKENTELKSQVSRLEVILSKKDLELCKVKEELGEATQILAKLNSSSSKLDSLLMIEKNDKAGLGYTNHQFEIGESSNTERKPTVFVKGSAEISNATYTEKGVSSKRQIATKKYKSRKRHFICHYCFRPGHIKPYCFKLRDDYKRWESEQVLPQVLYNIRRNTANRKPSVKRVWVPKANIQCSVIYTSLKTNIAGIWYFDSGCSRHMTGSKDYLTDYVELRNGHVTYGGGAKGRIAGKGTLNVDGLPSLHNVLYVEGLNSNLISISQLCDYGLHVKFDKDNCEVFDNTDTCILTGTRSADNCYQLGEDPVCNHSKVSEINLWHQKLGHANFKTLKNLGKYDAVRDLTGKTIEDDIDGLLNISETLPNTDVAPGVVTPETTPALAESNDEPGEYTENDDVVTNEGIDIPSKIQKNHPSSQTLEKHLEECKLEERRM, from the exons ATGGAAGCATCAACAAACACTGTTTTTAGACCTCCCGTATTGGATGGATCAAACTATGCATTATGGAAAGTAAAGATGAGGGTTTTTATTAAATCAATTGAAGAAAGAGCTTGGCAGCGTGTACTTGATGGTTGGAGTCCACCAAAGATTGAGGATGCTGATGGAGACACTCGGCTCAAACCTGAAAGTACATGGACAATCGATGAAGTGCAAACGTCAAATTTTAATTCCAAGGCTCTCAATGCTATATTCTCGTATGTTGACACAAGGATGTTTAATTTAATCACCAATTGTGTTTGTGCCAAAGAAGCTTGGGATATACCTCAGAAACATTGTGAAGGATCCGAGAGTGTGCGTAAAACTAGGCTAAGGATGGTggcatcaaaatttgaaagccTGAGAATGGAGGACAAGGAGTCTATTCTTGAGTATGATAGCCGGTTGAGACAACTTTCTAATGAAGCTCACAGTCTTGGAGATCTCATGTCCAATGAAAGATTGGTGAACAAAGTTTTAAGATCTCTACCTGAGAAATTTAATGTCAAAGTTTGTGCAATTGAAGAATCTAAAGACACTTCAACAATCAACCTGGATGAATTAATGAGTTCCCTCagaacttttgagatgaatcttgatttacaaaagaaggataaagggaagACAATAGCCCTTGAAGTTTCAACTGACTCTTATGATGAAATCCTTCAAATATCTAAAGAAGTGAATGAATCTGATTTAGGTGAAGATTCTATCTCTCTAATTACTAAAAAATTCAGTGATTActtgaagaaaatgagagaggagaagaaaattggacaaaaatctGTGTTGCCCAATATCACCACTTCTGCAAAAGCTCAAAAGTTTACTCCTATTAAAGGACAATTTCGACCAAAAACTGAATTGCAAATCCAatcaaatgtcagaaatttggaCTCAGTACAATGCAGAGAGTGTTCTGGATTTGGACACTATGCCAATGAGTGTGCCAATCGACTTCGGAGAAACAAAGGCATGGCTGTCACTTTGAGTGATGAAGAGTCTGATGATGATCAAGGATCAAATGAATCTGAAAATCACACATCGTTGTCTGCTGTGATCAAGGAGAAGCGTTCAATGCAAATCAATCCTTTGGGTGTTGCCACAGGTGTTGCAATACTTGGTCGCAACATCTCTTCAAATTCAGTGTGTCTTAATTCTACAACCCTTGATGAATCAAGTCAGTCTGAAAACCAAGAAGTAGATGATGATGAAGTCACTCTGGAAAGTGTGCAGACAATGTATGAAGAATTGTATGAAGACtggatcaaaagaaataaagtGAATGCAATTCTCTCCAAAGAGAACACTGAGCTGAAGTCACAAGTATCACGACTTGAAGTAATCTTAAGTAAGAAAGATCTGGAATTATGCAAAGTCAAGGAAGAGCTTGGAGAAGCAACTCAAATTCTTGCGAAGCTTAATTCAAGTTCATCCAAACTTGATTCACTcttgatgattgaaaagaatgacAAAGCTGGACTTGGTTATACGAATCACCAATTTGAAATAGGAGAGTCTTCCAACACTGAAAGAAAACCAACTGTCTTTGTCAAAGGAAGTGCTGAAATCTCGAATGCTACATACACTGAAAAAGGTGTTTCATCAAAGAGGCAAATAGCTACAAAGAAGTACAAGTCCAGAAAACGCCACTTTATCTGCCATTATTGCTTTAGACCTGGTCATATCAAACCCTACTGTTTTAAACTGAGAGATGACTACAAAAGATGGGAATCTGAACAGGTGTTGCCACAGGTATTGTACAACATCCGGCGTAACACTGCCAATAGGAAACCATCGGTAAAAAGGGTTTGGGTGCCAAAGGCTAATATTCAATGTTCTGTTATTTATACTTcgttaaaaactaacattgcaggaatatggtactttgacagtggcTGTTCACGCCACATGACAGGTTCTAAAGACTATTTGACTGACTATGTTGAACTAAGGAATGGTCATGTGACATATGGTGGAGGTGCTAAAGGAAGAATAGCTGGCAAAGGGACCTTGAATGTTGATGGACTGCCTAGTCTACACAATGTGCTTTATGTCGAAGGActtaactcaaacttaataagcataagtcaactttgtgattATGGTTTAcatgttaagtttgataaagacaattgtgaagtttttgataatACTGATACATGTATtttgacaggtacaaggtcggCTGACAATTGTTATCAACTTGGAGAGGACCCtgtgtgcaatcattcaaaagtaAGTGAAATAAACTTGTGGCATCAAAAATTGGGTCATGCAAACTTCAAGACATTAAAGAACCTTGGTAAGTACGATGCTgtgagag ATCTAACGGGAAAAACAATCGAGGACGATATTGATGGGCTACTGAACATAAGTGAGACACTGCCTAACACAGATGTTGCACCCGGTGTTGTAACACCTGAGACAACACCTGCACTGGCAGAATCAAATGATGAACCAGGAGAATAtactgaaaatgatgatgttgtaACCAATGAAGGGATTGATATTCCCAgtaagattcagaaaaatcatccatcatctcagACATTGGAGAAGCATTTGGAGGAATGCAAACTAGAAGAAAGGAGAATGTAG
- the LOC142541648 gene encoding uncharacterized protein LOC142541648, producing the protein MFNGLSFSDWCEQIQFHLGVLGLDLSLQVEKPAAITDISSDDEKIILEAWERSNRLSLMLMRMSVANNIKSALPHTDSAKEFMKFVGERSQTADKSLAGTLMATLTTTKFDGSRIMHEHVIEMTNLAARLKSLGMNVDENFLVQFIINSLPSEYGPFQINYITMKDKWNVNELHSMLVQEETRLMNQGTHSIHLVTNQGARKKAGKNHGKGKQRLHKVNESSAQIQEKEHNNLKCRFCGKQGHFQKDCLKRKAWFEKKGIPYDPNHKSK; encoded by the exons ATGTTTAATGGTCTCAGCTTCTCTGATTGGTGCGAACAAATCCAATTTCACCTTGGTGTTTTGGGTCTTGATTTGTCACTTCAAGTTGAGAAACCTGCTGCTATTACTGATATTAGTAGTGATGATGAAAAGATCATTCTTGAAGCTTGGGAAAGATCAAATAGACTGAGCTTAATGCTTATGCGAATGAGTGTGGCAAACAACATCAAGTCTGCTCTTCCTCATACTGACAGTGCTAaggaatttatgaaatttgtgGGAGAGCGTTCCCAAACTGCTGATAAGTCTCTTGCTGGGACGTTAATGGCTACTTTAACCACTACGAAGTTTGATGGTTCTCGCATCATGCATGAGCATGTTATTGAAATGACGAACCTTGCAGCAAGACTTAAATCCTTGGGAATGAATGTGGATGAGAATTTCCTGGTTCAGTTTATCATAAACTCATTACCATCTGAGTATGGTCCATTCCAAATAAACTATATCACCATGAAAGACAAATGGAATGTGAATGAACTTCACAGTATGCTAGTTCAAGAGGAAACAAGACTTATGAATCAAGGAACTCATTCTATTCATCTCGTAACCAATCAAGGAGCTAGAAAGAAAGCTGGAAAAAATCATGGAAAGGGCAAACAAAGACTACATAAGGTGAATGAGTCATCTGCCCAAATCCAGGAAAAGGAACACAACAATCTTAAGTGTCGCTTTTGTGGAAAACAAGGACACTTTCAGAAAGATTGCCTGAAACGTAAGGCATGGTTCGAAAAGAAAG GGATTCCTTACGACCCGAATCACAAATCCAAATGA